The following are encoded together in the Deltaproteobacteria bacterium genome:
- a CDS encoding BrnT family toxin, with amino-acid sequence MVEFEFDAKKSHGNKEKHGIDFFEAQALWDDPDLIEIPVKTSDEPRFLVIGKISGKHWSGVITYRGEKIRIISVRRSRKEEVDIYES; translated from the coding sequence ATCGTGGAGTTTGAATTCGACGCAAAGAAAAGCCATGGTAATAAGGAAAAGCATGGGATCGACTTTTTCGAAGCGCAGGCACTCTGGGACGATCCTGATTTAATTGAAATTCCGGTAAAAACAAGCGATGAACCAAGATTTTTGGTAATCGGAAAGATTTCAGGAAAACATTGGTCAGGAGTTATTACGTATCGGGGTGAAAAGATAAGAATCATTTCGGTGCGGCGATCTAGGAAAGAGGAGGTAGACATATATGAAAGCTAA
- a CDS encoding DUF3857 domain-containing protein, translated as MIDDEVIHLLEILPPDEFYPDASVIVVLDEKVDEVLAQRTCRSTLHTVFKVIKEGGKGYANVEIGYNSRRENIFVEYARTITPEGEILPMKDDVVTMATPYSNYPSYGEYKILTFSLPGIVVGSIIDYKVVIEKRRPTMEGEYASRFYFQGYEPAFLSRFKVIAPEDMDLRYYIRNPLKEFATSPKTYHEGGKKVFLWEYRNIPQIMPEYNMPPFSEIAFNIQGTTVRSWKDFFSWWNRLKDDKIEPDEAIREKVAELTGGLKDPGEKAEALFYYVETEIRYVSINLGKSGYEPTPAREVFENKYGDCKDKSTLLISMLKAAGVPAYYVLIPTRGVGRLIKDFPYPFQFNHCIVAIEGERKYQFLDPTGETYPFDYLPSEDQDRDALLFKGQQGIFTRTPLARPRENGVLYRQTIRIGPDGSIEVEKRSLDFGDVGAYNRATYMDCGPTELREIFEGAASALHPGAKLIDCSISDPFDFKRPFTKTYRFIAEDYCKRAGDLLIFQLPGVSYSCLTPVKEGRKYPIELCSVHFLRNEVEVDLPDGYGVYYLPKPVEIKTPYFDFCSSYRYEEGKIFYQGERIRKTTTIPLEDYPLYRKFCQEMERGSTDWVVLKKEKDFEGSRDLGTQGSSERQTL; from the coding sequence ATGATAGATGATGAGGTAATCCACCTCCTAGAGATCCTCCCTCCGGATGAGTTCTATCCCGATGCCTCAGTCATCGTGGTCCTGGACGAAAAAGTGGACGAAGTCCTCGCTCAGCGCACCTGTAGATCCACCCTGCACACGGTCTTCAAGGTGATCAAGGAAGGGGGGAAGGGATACGCCAACGTGGAGATCGGCTACAATTCCCGCCGCGAGAACATCTTTGTCGAATACGCCAGGACCATTACCCCAGAGGGAGAAATCCTTCCCATGAAGGATGACGTAGTAACAATGGCAACCCCCTACAGCAATTACCCCTCATACGGTGAGTACAAAATATTGACCTTTTCCCTTCCTGGGATAGTGGTTGGCTCCATTATTGATTACAAGGTAGTAATAGAGAAAAGGCGCCCCACAATGGAGGGAGAATATGCAAGCAGGTTCTATTTCCAGGGTTACGAACCGGCCTTTCTCTCCAGGTTCAAGGTCATTGCCCCCGAGGATATGGATCTGAGGTATTACATCAGAAACCCCTTAAAGGAGTTTGCCACATCCCCCAAGACCTATCATGAGGGAGGTAAGAAGGTCTTTCTATGGGAATACAGAAATATCCCCCAGATCATGCCCGAGTATAACATGCCTCCTTTTTCGGAGATCGCCTTTAACATCCAGGGCACCACTGTCCGCTCTTGGAAGGACTTCTTCTCCTGGTGGAACAGACTGAAGGATGACAAGATTGAACCCGATGAGGCCATACGGGAAAAGGTTGCCGAGTTGACAGGGGGCCTAAAAGACCCTGGTGAGAAGGCAGAGGCCCTCTTCTATTATGTTGAGACTGAGATCAGATATGTCTCCATCAATCTAGGAAAGTCTGGATACGAACCGACCCCGGCCCGGGAGGTGTTCGAAAACAAGTATGGAGATTGTAAGGACAAAAGCACCCTTCTGATAAGCATGCTTAAGGCGGCTGGAGTCCCTGCCTACTATGTGTTGATCCCCACACGTGGGGTGGGAAGATTGATCAAAGACTTCCCCTACCCCTTTCAGTTCAATCACTGTATCGTCGCCATCGAAGGGGAGAGGAAATATCAGTTCCTCGACCCCACCGGGGAGACCTATCCCTTTGACTATCTCCCAAGTGAGGATCAAGATCGGGATGCCCTCCTCTTTAAGGGCCAGCAAGGGATCTTCACCCGCACCCCCCTGGCTAGGCCCCGGGAAAATGGAGTCCTTTACAGGCAAACCATTAGAATCGGTCCTGATGGCTCTATAGAGGTCGAAAAAAGGTCCCTGGACTTTGGCGATGTAGGGGCATACAACCGGGCGACCTACATGGATTGTGGTCCCACCGAATTGAGAGAGATATTTGAGGGGGCTGCAAGCGCCCTTCACCCCGGGGCAAAACTGATCGATTGCAGCATCTCCGATCCCTTTGATTTTAAGAGGCCCTTCACCAAGACATACCGATTTATCGCTGAAGACTACTGTAAAAGGGCGGGAGATCTCCTGATATTTCAGTTGCCTGGCGTGTCATATAGCTGCCTTACCCCTGTCAAGGAAGGACGCAAATACCCCATAGAGCTTTGCTCCGTCCACTTCCTCAGAAATGAAGTGGAGGTAGACCTCCCAGATGGATATGGGGTCTATTACCTGCCTAAACCGGTGGAGATAAAGACCCCCTATTTTGACTTTTGCTCCAGTTATCGGTACGAGGAGGGTAAGATATTCTATCAAGGAGAACGGATAAGGAAGACCACCACCATCCCCCTGGAGGACTACCCCCTCTACCGCAAATTCTGCCAGGAGATGGAGAGGGGCAGTACGGACTGGGTGGTGCTCAAAAAAGAAAAGGACTTTGAGGGTTCCAGGGATCTAGGGACCCAGGGTTCTAGTGAAAGACAAACCCTTTGA
- a CDS encoding sugar transferase: MSDDGAQERGIYPVAKRLCDITGAALGLVGFGLLSPFIALAIKLDSPGPIFYRQTRVGRGGKTFVIRKLRTMVADAEKEEDFWSNHTDPRVTRVGRWLRKTRLDEVPQYWRILKGEMSIVGPRPERLNVVKRLEKELPLYHLRYIAKPGLVGWAMVNRGYMCSFEDAKVRHEYDLYYVKHRSFWFDALIFLRAFWHLLTMRGR; encoded by the coding sequence GTGAGCGATGATGGCGCGCAGGAGCGCGGGATATATCCCGTGGCCAAGAGGCTCTGTGATATCACAGGGGCTGCCCTGGGGCTTGTGGGGTTTGGGCTCCTTTCCCCTTTTATTGCCCTGGCCATAAAACTCGATTCCCCAGGACCCATCTTCTATCGACAGACACGGGTAGGCAGGGGAGGCAAGACCTTTGTTATCAGGAAACTGCGCACCATGGTAGCGGATGCTGAAAAAGAAGAAGACTTCTGGTCAAATCACACTGATCCCAGGGTGACCCGGGTAGGCCGCTGGTTGCGCAAAACAAGGCTTGACGAGGTCCCCCAGTACTGGAGGATCCTCAAGGGCGAGATGAGCATCGTGGGTCCCAGGCCAGAACGTCTCAATGTTGTAAAAAGGCTTGAGAAGGAGCTCCCCCTTTACCACCTGCGTTACATCGCAAAACCAGGGTTGGTAGGCTGGGCCATGGTTAATCGCGGTTATATGTGCAGCTTTGAGGATGCCAAGGTGAGGCACGAATATGACCTATACTACGTAAAGCACCGGTCCTTCTGGTTTGATGCATTGATTTTTCTTAGGGCCTTTTGGCACTTGCTCACGATGAGGGGAAGGTGA
- a CDS encoding DUF433 domain-containing protein translates to MIPCGLPQGYSLNYLIDTLRLAAGLFIDHYPQLTREDIHAALAYAAELSHESIWKTAVPA, encoded by the coding sequence TTGATACCCTGCGGCTTGCCGCAGGGTTATTCATTAAATTATTTGATTGATACCCTGCGGCTTGCCGCAGGGTTATTCATTGATCACTACCCTCAGCTTACCAGAGAGGATATACACGCCGCTCTGGCCTATGCGGCAGAGCTGTCCCACGAAAGTATCTGGAAAACCGCAGTGCCTGCATGA
- a CDS encoding CopG family transcriptional regulator translates to MKAKEFDKEFDEGKDISKHLDMSKARRPEQEQKRVNVDFPMWMINLLDKEARRLGVPRQSIIKVWVAERLEKAS, encoded by the coding sequence ATGAAAGCTAAGGAATTTGATAAGGAATTTGATGAAGGCAAGGACATTTCCAAACACCTTGATATGTCAAAAGCGAGGAGACCGGAGCAGGAGCAGAAAAGAGTAAATGTAGATTTTCCGATGTGGATGATTAACTTATTGGATAAAGAAGCAAGACGGTTAGGTGTGCCCCGACAATCCATTATCAAAGTCTGGGTCGCTGAGCGACTTGAAAAGGCATCTTGA